Below is a genomic region from Xylophilus sp. GW821-FHT01B05.
TGGCGTTGTCCGGGAATTCGAACTCGCGCTGCGTGACAGGTTCATTGATGCGCACACTTGGCTCCTGGGAGTGGACAAGACCGCCGTCGTGAAACAGCGTGTGCAGCATTAAGCCTTTTGTTACATATGTGGCGATTACACGGTATGACGGGCGCGCCTAGCTGGCCGGCACCTCCCAGCGCCCGGCGATGTTCTTCAGCAGCATGCCGACCGCCATCTGCCGTCGGACGCACGGGCTCGGGCCCGCATTCGGCCACTACAATCAAGAACAATTCTTATTTACAACATTGCCGTGACCGCCCCGCCGCAGCCCAGCCCTTCTGCCCATGCCACCGTCGAGGCGCTCTACACCCACCACCATGACTGGCTGCAGGGCTGGCTGCGGCGGCAGTTGGGCAGCGCGGCCCAGCATGCGGCGGACTTGGCGCACGACACCTTCGTGCGGCTACTGGCCCGGCCGCGTCTGATCGATGCGGCGCGACCGCCGCGCGCCTACCTCAGCACCATCGCGCGCGGCTTGGTGATTGACCACTGGCGCCACCAGGCCGTGGAGCGCGCCTGGCTCGACACGCTGGCGGCCCAGCCCGAGGCATTCGCGCCCTCGCCCGAGGAGCAGGCGCTGGTGATCGAGGCGCTCTGCCGCATCAGCGCGCTGCTCGACCAGCTAGCGCCGCGACCGCGCCAGGCCTTCCTGCTGGCGCAGATCGACGGACTGGGCTATGCGCAGATCGGCGTGGAGCTTGGCGTATCAGAGCGCATGGTCAAGAAATACATGGCGCAGGCCATGCTCCATTGCATTGCCGGATGAGCGCGGACAAGACTCCGATCGACCCGCGCGCGCTGCGCGAGGCGGCCGAATGGTTTGCCGTGCTTGGCATGGCGCCGGGCTCAACTGCCGAACAGGATGGCTGGCGCCACTGGCTGGCCGCCGCGCCGGCCCATCGCAGCGCCTGGGCGCGGGTCGAAGCGGTGCAGGCCGGCTTCGCGCCGCCGCGGCAGTTGCCGGCCGCGCAGCGTGCGGCGGCCGGCGCCGCGCTGGATGCCGCCACGGCCCAACTGCGCCGGCGGCGGCTGGCGCTGCGCACGCTGCTGGTGGCCGGTGGCGGCGGCGTCATCGCCTGGGCCGCCGTGCGGCACACGCCCGGCGGCAACTGGCTGGCGGCGCTCGGCGCCGACCACCGCACGGCCACCGGCGACACACGCCGCCTGGAGCTGCCCGGCGGCGGCGTGCTCTGGCTCGCAAGCGCCACCGCCATCGATCTTGGCGATGACCCGGCCACGCCCGGTGGCCAGCGCCTGCGGCTGCGCCAGGGCGAGGTGCTGGTCGAGACCGGCCATGGCGCCGGCGCACGGCCACTGGTGGTAGAGACGCCGCACGGCCGGCTGCACCCGCTGGGCACGCGCTTTGCCGTGCGGCTACAAGACGGCGCGGCACAAACGCTGCTCGCGGTGTTCGACGGCCGCGTCGCGCTGCGGCTGGCCCGTGCGGCTGGTGGCGGCGACATCGTGGTGGACGCAGGACTGCAGCGCGCCTTCTCTGCCGATGCGGCCGGCCCGGCCGCCCCCGCCGATCCGGCCCGCGCCGCCTGGACACGCGGCGTGCTGCTGGCCGACGACATGCCGCTCGACGCCTTCGTGGCCGAACTGGCCCGCTACCGCCGTGGCCGATTGGCCTGCGCGCCTGATGCGGCCCAGTTGCGCGTGGCGGGGGGCTTCCCGCTGTACGACACCGACCGCGCGCTGGCCATGCTGGTCAATGTGCTGCCAGTGCAGGTGCGCCACACGCTGCCGTGGTGGACCACCGTGGAATTGAGTCGGCCCTGAAATCTTTTTTTAAAAAACCCGGATTTCCAGTTCCCTTTTTCCGCGCTCGCCCGGACTCCCTCCTGACAACCATCACCGAGGAGAACCCGACCATGCGCCACCGCGCTTTTTCCCCCACCCTGCGCCCGCTCGCGCTGGCCCTGCACCTGGCCTGCGCCGCCCTGGCTACCACGCCCGCGCTGGCGCAACCCGTCGCCGCGCCCGCCACCACCCGCTACGCCATCCCTGCGGGCCCGCTGGGCGCCGCGCTCAGCCGCTTCGTCGCGGATTCGGGCGTGTTCGTCGCGGCCGACGCCCGCCTGACCGCCGGCAAGGCCAGCCCCGGCGTGCAGGGTAGCCATACGCCGGCGGCGGCGTTGTCGCGGCTGCTGGCCGGCACCGGCCTGGAAGCCGCCGCGCAGGCCGGCGGCAGCTACACGCTGCGCGCAACGCCGGAGGTGAGCGGCGCTGCCGAAGGGCAGACGCTGGGGCTGGTCACGGTGACGGCACAGTCCGAGCAGGACGGCACAGCAGCAACCGTCGGCTACGTCGCCAAGCGCAGCGCGGCCGGCACAAAAACAGACACGCCGATCCTGGAGATTCCACAGACCATCAACGTCATCACAGCCGACGAGATCACGGCCCGCGGCGCCACCAGTGTTTCGCAGGCCCTGCTCTACACGCCGGGCCTGAAGGTGTCCGGCTACACCGAGAACTACATGCTGGCCGACGAGACCGCCTCGCGTGGTTTTGCGCCGGCGCCGCTCTACCTGGATGGCGCCTACATCCCCTATGCCGGCAGCCTGGGCGGCTCGGCGCAGATCGAGCCCTACAGCCTGGAGCGAGTGGAAGTATTCAAAGGCCCGGCCTCGGTGCTGTTTGGCCAGAACCAGCCGGGCGGCATCATCAACATGGTGACCAAGAAGCCAAGCGCCGATGCGGTACGCGAGGTACGGTTAGGGGTTGGCAGCTATGGCCGCACGAATGCAGCGCTTGACCTGGGCGGCGCACTCGGCGAGCAGCAGACCCTGCTCTACCGCGTGGTGGCCGTGGCCAACGGCGGCAACCAGCAGACCGACTACACCAAGAGCCAGCGCCTGTTTGTGGCACCCAGCCTCACCTGGAAGCCGAGCGCCGCAACATCCCTGACGCTGTACGCGCAACTGCAGCGCGATGACGGCCTGTCGGACTACCAGGCGCTGCCGGCCATCGGATCGCTCTTCCCCGGCCCTAACGGGCAGCGGATCAGCCGCGACTTCTTCAACGGCGACCCCCACTACAACGACGTCTGGCGCAAGCAGGCGGTCGTGGGCGTGGACTTCTCGCATCGATTCAACGATGCCGTGCGCCTGCAGCAAAAGCTGCTCTTCATCGACGTCAAGGACCAGTACAAGGGCTTCTACCTGCGGGCATTCGCCAACGACGCCTCGGGCGCCACCGACACCAGCCGCGCCACCCGCACCAAGCTGGATTGGGCCCAGCACAACAACGTCCTGAGCCTGGACAACAACCTCGAAATCCAGGCCAGCACCGGCGCCGTGCGCCACACCGTGCTGGCCGGACTGGACTACCGGCGCTTCTCGCGCAAATACGTGGGCTACAACGACTATGCGTCAGCAGCCATCAACCTCTATGCGCCCAACTACAGCACCGTCACGGCGGCGCCTGTGCTGACGACGCGCTGGGACAACACGGTGGATCAGGTCGGCCTGTACCTGCAGGACCAGATGCGCTGGCAGGACTTCGTGCTCACCATCGGCGGCCGGCACGATTGGGCCGGCACCGACAACAAGGATCTGATCGCCGCCGACCGCACCCGGCAGGACGACAAGGCCTTCACCGGCCGCGCCGGCCTGACCTGGCTCGCCGGCAATGGCTGGGCGCCGTACGTGAGCTACTCGGAATCCTTCGTGCCGCAGATCGGCACCAACTTCGATGGAGCGCCCTTCAAGCCGACGACGGGCCGCCAGGTAGAGGCGGGCGTGAAGTACCAGCCGCCGGGCTCGAATGCGCTGGCGACCTTCTCGGTCTTCGACATCCGGCAGCAGAACGTGCTGACGAACGATCTGCAAAATATCGGCTTCTCCGTGCAGACCGGCGAGGTCCAGTCCCGGGGCGCTGAGCTGGAGGTCAAGGCCCGGCTGTGGAAGGTGCTCGACATCGCCGGTGGCCTCACCTATTCCGACGTGCGCACCACGCGCTCAAACACGGCCACGGACATCAACCGCCAGTCGGCCGCCGTGCCGCAATGGAGCGCCGCGCTGTGGTCGAACTATCTCGTCCAGCCCGGCTTGAGCGTGGGCACCGGCGTGCGCTGGACGGGCAGTGCCTATGGTGACGCCAACAACAGCTTCCGCACCCCCGCCTATGCGGTGTTCGATGCCGCGCTGCGCTACGACCTGGGCCAGATCGACAGCCGGCTGCGTGGCGTGGAAGGCTCGCTCACGGTCCAGAACCTGTTCGACAAGACCTACATCTCCAGCTGCAACTATGCGTTTGGCTGCTACTACGGCAAGGCACGCAGCGCGACCGCCAACGTGACCTACCGCTGGTGAGCTAGCTGGCCGGCGCCTCCCAGCGCCCGGCGATGTTCTTCAGCAGCATGCCCACCGCCGCCAGCCGGCGGTTGCGCACGCCCAGCAGGGCGCTCTCGGCATTGAGGGCGGTGGCCTGGGCGGTGATCACATTCAGGTAGCTCACCGTGCCGGCGAAGTACTGGTTGTTGGTGACCTCCAACGCGCGGCGCGCGGCGGCCAGGGCGTCGGCCTGCACTGCCTGCTCGCGCTCCAGGCTGGCGGCGATGACCAGGTTGTCTTCCACCTCTTGCAGCGCGGTGAGCACGGTCTGGCGGTAGGTGGCCACGGCCTGGTCGGTCGAGGCGCGGGCCGATTCCACCGCAGCGCGGCGCGCGCCGCCATCAAACAGCGATACCGCCAGCGCCGGGCCCACCGACCAGAACAGGTTGGGCGCACTCACCAGATTGTTCAGGCTGGTGTTGCGGTAGCCGGCGCTGGCCGACAAGGTCAGCGCCGGGAAGAAGGCAGCGCGCGCCACACCGATCTGCGCATTGGCGGCGGCCACGCGGCGCTCGGCGGCGGCGATGTCGGGGCGGCGCTGCAGCAGGCTCGACGGCAACTGCATGGGCACCGGCGGCGCCTCGGGCAGTTGCGCGCTGCGCGCCAAGGTGAAGCCCGCGGGCGCCTGGCCGACCAGCGCGGCCAGCGCGTGCTCCAGTTGGGCGCGGTTGGTGTCGGACTCGATCAGTTGCGCCTCGGCGGACTTCAGTTGCGACTCGGCCTGGGCTACATCGGCGGAAGAGGCCACGCCCGAGGTGTAGCGGTTGCGCGTGAGTTCCAGCGACTTGCGGTAGGCGGCCAGGGTGTCGGTCAGCAGTTGCGACTGCGCGTCTGCGGTGCGCAGCGAGAAGTAGGTTTGCGCCACCGTCGCCTGGGTCGACAGGCGCAGCGCGGCCAGGTCGTCTGCGCTGGCCAGGACATTGGCCTGGGCCGCATCCACTGCGCC
It encodes:
- a CDS encoding sigma-70 family RNA polymerase sigma factor translates to MTAPPQPSPSAHATVEALYTHHHDWLQGWLRRQLGSAAQHAADLAHDTFVRLLARPRLIDAARPPRAYLSTIARGLVIDHWRHQAVERAWLDTLAAQPEAFAPSPEEQALVIEALCRISALLDQLAPRPRQAFLLAQIDGLGYAQIGVELGVSERMVKKYMAQAMLHCIAG
- a CDS encoding FecR domain-containing protein, coding for MSADKTPIDPRALREAAEWFAVLGMAPGSTAEQDGWRHWLAAAPAHRSAWARVEAVQAGFAPPRQLPAAQRAAAGAALDAATAQLRRRRLALRTLLVAGGGGVIAWAAVRHTPGGNWLAALGADHRTATGDTRRLELPGGGVLWLASATAIDLGDDPATPGGQRLRLRQGEVLVETGHGAGARPLVVETPHGRLHPLGTRFAVRLQDGAAQTLLAVFDGRVALRLARAAGGGDIVVDAGLQRAFSADAAGPAAPADPARAAWTRGVLLADDMPLDAFVAELARYRRGRLACAPDAAQLRVAGGFPLYDTDRALAMLVNVLPVQVRHTLPWWTTVELSRP
- a CDS encoding TonB-dependent siderophore receptor; translation: MRHRAFSPTLRPLALALHLACAALATTPALAQPVAAPATTRYAIPAGPLGAALSRFVADSGVFVAADARLTAGKASPGVQGSHTPAAALSRLLAGTGLEAAAQAGGSYTLRATPEVSGAAEGQTLGLVTVTAQSEQDGTAATVGYVAKRSAAGTKTDTPILEIPQTINVITADEITARGATSVSQALLYTPGLKVSGYTENYMLADETASRGFAPAPLYLDGAYIPYAGSLGGSAQIEPYSLERVEVFKGPASVLFGQNQPGGIINMVTKKPSADAVREVRLGVGSYGRTNAALDLGGALGEQQTLLYRVVAVANGGNQQTDYTKSQRLFVAPSLTWKPSAATSLTLYAQLQRDDGLSDYQALPAIGSLFPGPNGQRISRDFFNGDPHYNDVWRKQAVVGVDFSHRFNDAVRLQQKLLFIDVKDQYKGFYLRAFANDASGATDTSRATRTKLDWAQHNNVLSLDNNLEIQASTGAVRHTVLAGLDYRRFSRKYVGYNDYASAAINLYAPNYSTVTAAPVLTTRWDNTVDQVGLYLQDQMRWQDFVLTIGGRHDWAGTDNKDLIAADRTRQDDKAFTGRAGLTWLAGNGWAPYVSYSESFVPQIGTNFDGAPFKPTTGRQVEAGVKYQPPGSNALATFSVFDIRQQNVLTNDLQNIGFSVQTGEVQSRGAELEVKARLWKVLDIAGGLTYSDVRTTRSNTATDINRQSAAVPQWSAALWSNYLVQPGLSVGTGVRWTGSAYGDANNSFRTPAYAVFDAALRYDLGQIDSRLRGVEGSLTVQNLFDKTYISSCNYAFGCYYGKARSATANVTYRW
- a CDS encoding efflux transporter outer membrane subunit codes for the protein MLLDRSLRLSLLATLCLLAACNSAPPYVRPAMDIPDAYKEGVPGAAVWQPADPQAAAVPDDWWTLFKDPVLDQLQQQAAAGNQNVALSVARLRSARAAVSSSQAAQLPTVNGNFGATRSVSGSSSSGTVDSSGNPVGSTGGKPRTIDTLGASASWELDLWGRLSGAVDAAQANVLASADDLAALRLSTQATVAQTYFSLRTADAQSQLLTDTLAAYRKSLELTRNRYTSGVASSADVAQAESQLKSAEAQLIESDTNRAQLEHALAALVGQAPAGFTLARSAQLPEAPPVPMQLPSSLLQRRPDIAAAERRVAAANAQIGVARAAFFPALTLSASAGYRNTSLNNLVSAPNLFWSVGPALAVSLFDGGARRAAVESARASTDQAVATYRQTVLTALQEVEDNLVIAASLEREQAVQADALAAARRALEVTNNQYFAGTVSYLNVITAQATALNAESALLGVRNRRLAAVGMLLKNIAGRWEAPAS